The Candidatus Eisenbacteria bacterium genomic sequence TCCATGGTCTCCAGGTCGCGCATCTCGCCCACCAGGATCACGTTGGGGTCCTCGCGCAGCGCCGCACGCAGGGCCGAGGCGAAGCTGGGCGTGTGCCGGCCCACCTCGCGCTGGTTCACCAGGCAGCCCTTGTTGGCGTGCACGAACTCCACCGGGTCCTCCACGGTGATGATGTGCTGCCGCCGGCTCTGGTTGATGTGGTCGATCATCGCCGCCAGCGTGGTGCTCTTGCCGGTGCCCGGCGGGCCGGTGACCACCACCAGGCCCTTGGAGCGCTCGGTGAGGCCCAGCACGTGCGGGGGCAGGCCCAGCTGCTCGGCGCTCAGGATCGAGGTGGGCAGCATGCGAAACGCCGCCGCGAGTCCGTTGCGCTGCCGGTAGATGTTGGCGCGCATGCGCACCACTCCGGGGACCTCGTAGGAAAAGTCCACCGAGTTCTCGGTGTCGAACTCCGCCCGCACGTCGGGCCGCATGATCTCGAAGAGCAGATCCTCCACCAGCTCGGGAGCCAGGACCTGCTGTTCGACCGGCTGCAGCTCGCCATTGAGGCGGATCATGGGCGGCGCGCCCGCGGCCACGTGAAGGTCGGAGGCGCCCTGTTCCTGGATCAGCCGAAAGATCTCGTCAATGCGGGGCATGGGCTCTCCGGGCAGCGGCCGGGCCGGGATTGCAACGCCGTGGGCGCAATTCCCGGGGTACGCGGACGGGGCCGGACGACCCCGACCTTCCCGGTATCGGCGCCGGAGAGCCGGAATGTTAGGCGGGCTTGAGTTCGGAGAGGCTGCCGCGTGGGCAAACCGGCCCGTACCGCGGGCCCGTGGCGGATCGGTCTGTCCGCCGGGGCCGCCCGCCCCCTACGGGGCGGACGGGCTCCAGCGCACGGTGAGCTCCCGGGCGGCACGGCCCTCGTCGAGCCGGCCCACGGGGGTGGTGTAGGGCGCGCCCAGCACCGTCTGCGGGGAGCGCTCCACCTCGGAGGCGATGCGCTCCATCGCCGCGATGAAATGGTCCAGCGTGCGCTTCTCCTCCGTCTCGGTGGGCTCGATCATGATGGCCTCCTCGACGATGAGCGGGAAGTACACGGTCGGGGCGTGCACGCCGAAGTCGAGCAGGCGCTTGGCGATGTCCAGCACGCGCACGCCCCTCTTCTTCTGCTCCACGCCGCTCAGCACGAATTCGTGCATGCTGGTGGACGGGTACGGCAGCAGGTAGGTCTTCTGCAGGTGGGCCCGCAGGTAGTTGGCGTTCAGGATGGCGCGGCGGGACATGGCCTTCAGCCCCTCGCTGCCCAGCATGCGCATGTACGCGTAGGACCGCACGAACACGCCGAACTGGCCCAGGAAGCCGTGAATCCTCCCCACGCTCCCCGGGGCCTCGGCCGGGCCCACCAGGTGATAGCGGTCCCCGCGCTTCTCCACCTTGGGCACCGGCAGGAACGGCGCCAGCATCGCACGCACCGCGATGGGGCCCGCGCCCGGCCCGCCGCCGCCGTGCGGCTGGGTGAAGGTCTTGTGCAGATTGATGTGCGTGATGTCGAAGCCCATGTCGCCGGGGCGGGCCAGGCCCACCAGGGCGTTCAGGTTGGCGCCGTCCATGTACAGCAGCGCGCCGGCTCCGTGGACCAGGTCGGCGATCTCCCGGATGTTGGTCTCGAACAGCCCCAGCGTGTTGGGGTTGGTGATCATCAGCGCCGCCACGTCCTCGTCCAGCGCGGCCCTGAGCGCGGCGGGGTCCACCTCGCCGCGCGGGTTCGACTTGATCTCCACCACCTCGTAGCCCACCAGCGCCACGCTGGCCGGGTTGGTCCCGTGCGCCGAGTCCGGCACCAGCACCTTGCGGCGCGGGCGTCCCCTGGACTCGTGGTAGGCCCGCGTGACCAGCAGGCCGAGCAGTTCCCCGTGCGCGCCGGCCGCCGGCTGCAGCGACACCGCGTCCAGGCCGGTGATCTCCTTCAGCGTCTCCGAGATCTCGTGCATCAGGCGCAACGCCCCCTGCAGCCCGGCCTCGGGGGTCATGGGGTGGGCGTGCTGGAAACCAGGCAGCGCCGCCAGCTCGTCGTTGATCTTGGGGTTGTACTTCATGGTGCAGGAGCCCAAGGGGTAGAAGCCCTTGTCGATGTTGTGGTTCATGGACGAGATGCGCGTGAAATGACGCGTCACGGTGGCCTCGCCCACGTCCGGGATGGCCGGCGGCACCAGCCTCAGCGCGGCCTTCGGAAGGTATGAGGCCAGCGGGCTGGCGGGCACATCCAGCGGCGGCAGCGGCACGCCACGGTTGCCCTCGGCGTGGAATTCGAAGATCAGCGGCTCGTCGTGGAACAGCCGCGGGTCATCCCCCCACGCGGCGTCGGCGGCCTGCGGGTCCGGGACGGTGCCCGGCGCGCCGGTGTGCGTGGCGCTCATGGGCGCCCCCTTCCCCACTTCGCCAGGCCCGAGGCCCAGCGGTCGATGTCTTCCCGGGTGCGGGTCTCGGTCACCGCCACCAGCAGCTCATGGGTGCGCGTGGCATCCCAGCGCGACAGCGGGATGCCGGCCAGCACACCGTCCGCGAGCGCGTCGGCCACCAGGGCGTCGGCGGGCGCCTGGGTGGTGAGCACGAACTCCTGCACGAACGGTCCGGGGTAGCGCAGGCGCGCCGCGCCCGAGGCGGCCGCCCGCTCCGCGGCGTAGTGTGCCTTGTGCGCAGAGTGCTCCGCCACCTCGCGCAGCCCGGTGCGCCCCAGCAGACAGCAGTAGATGGTGGCCGCCGTGGCGATGAGCGTCTCGTTGGTGCAGATGTTGGAGGTGGCCCTGGCGCGGCGGATGTGCTGCTCTCGGGTCTGGAGCGTCAGGACGAAGCCGCGGCGGCCGCGCGTGTCCCTGGTCACCCCGGCGATGCGCCCGGGCAGGCGGCGGACGTGCTCCATGGTGGAGGCCATGAAGCCCACCACGGGACCGCCCAGGTTCTGACCCACGCCCAGCGCCTGGGCCTCGCCCACCGCCAGGTCGGCGCCGCAGTCCCCGGCGCTGCGGAGCACGTTCGCCATCACCGGGTCCACCACCGCCACTTTGAGCGCGCCGGTGCCCCGGGCCGCCGCGAAGATCTCCTCCAGCGGCTCCACCAGCCCGTACACGTTGGGCTGCGGCACCAGCACGCAGCAGGCCTTCGACAGCGCCGCCGGGTCCAGCCTGGTCACGTCGGT encodes the following:
- a CDS encoding type IV pilus twitching motility protein PilT, whose translation is MPRIDEIFRLIQEQGASDLHVAAGAPPMIRLNGELQPVEQQVLAPELVEDLLFEIMRPDVRAEFDTENSVDFSYEVPGVVRMRANIYRQRNGLAAAFRMLPTSILSAEQLGLPPHVLGLTERSKGLVVVTGPPGTGKSTTLAAMIDHINQSRRQHIITVEDPVEFVHANKGCLVNQREVGRHTPSFASALRAALREDPNVILVGEMRDLETMELAVTAAQTGTLVFGTLHTPSAAQTVDRIIDAFPVEQQQQIRSMLGDSLQGVVAQRLVKKADGTGRLAALEILIGNPAIAALVRDRKTFQIPSVMQTSKREGMQLMDDALAALVREGRVLAEDAVPFAVNRETVERAAAGAPATPATTAQKKAA
- the gcvPB gene encoding aminomethyl-transferring glycine dehydrogenase subunit GcvPB; the encoded protein is MSATHTGAPGTVPDPQAADAAWGDDPRLFHDEPLIFEFHAEGNRGVPLPPLDVPASPLASYLPKAALRLVPPAIPDVGEATVTRHFTRISSMNHNIDKGFYPLGSCTMKYNPKINDELAALPGFQHAHPMTPEAGLQGALRLMHEISETLKEITGLDAVSLQPAAGAHGELLGLLVTRAYHESRGRPRRKVLVPDSAHGTNPASVALVGYEVVEIKSNPRGEVDPAALRAALDEDVAALMITNPNTLGLFETNIREIADLVHGAGALLYMDGANLNALVGLARPGDMGFDITHINLHKTFTQPHGGGGPGAGPIAVRAMLAPFLPVPKVEKRGDRYHLVGPAEAPGSVGRIHGFLGQFGVFVRSYAYMRMLGSEGLKAMSRRAILNANYLRAHLQKTYLLPYPSTSMHEFVLSGVEQKKRGVRVLDIAKRLLDFGVHAPTVYFPLIVEEAIMIEPTETEEKRTLDHFIAAMERIASEVERSPQTVLGAPYTTPVGRLDEGRAARELTVRWSPSAP
- the gcvPA gene encoding aminomethyl-transferring glycine dehydrogenase subunit GcvPA: MLADIGVASLDRLIDDAIPPALQLKRPLALPPGSSELELRREFGAMAAANAHAGTHVSFLGGGIYERYIPAALPHLLFRSEFYTAYTPYQAEVAQGTLMAIFEFQTIMCELTGLPVANASLYDGGTACAEAALLSRGVNGRGLVLASPGIHPHHRQIIETYGRSAGLKVELLPEKDGVTDVTRLDPAALSKACCVLVPQPNVYGLVEPLEEIFAAARGTGALKVAVVDPVMANVLRSAGDCGADLAVGEAQALGVGQNLGGPVVGFMASTMEHVRRLPGRIAGVTRDTRGRRGFVLTLQTREQHIRRARATSNICTNETLIATAATIYCCLLGRTGLREVAEHSAHKAHYAAERAAASGAARLRYPGPFVQEFVLTTQAPADALVADALADGVLAGIPLSRWDATRTHELLVAVTETRTREDIDRWASGLAKWGRGRP